A genomic region of Exiguobacterium sp. Helios contains the following coding sequences:
- the pth gene encoding aminoacyl-tRNA hydrolase encodes MKCIVGLGNPGTKYANTRHNIGFLAIDALAKEHGIKLAESKFKAVFGTGMIKGERVVLVKPLTYMNLSGEAVRPLLDFYKIAVEDVLVIYDDLDLPLEKMRLRSKGSAGGHNGVKSLIQHLGTQDIKRLKLGVGRPPAPIQVIDWVLMPFAKSEQTTLQHVLSDSVEIATDFIDTPFLALMNRYN; translated from the coding sequence ATGAAATGTATCGTCGGTTTAGGAAATCCAGGCACGAAATATGCGAATACGCGTCACAATATCGGTTTTTTAGCGATCGATGCCCTCGCCAAGGAACATGGCATAAAATTAGCGGAGTCGAAGTTTAAAGCCGTCTTCGGAACGGGAATGATTAAAGGGGAACGGGTCGTTCTCGTTAAGCCATTGACGTATATGAATTTATCGGGAGAAGCTGTCCGTCCGTTGCTCGATTTCTATAAAATTGCGGTCGAGGACGTCCTTGTCATTTATGATGACCTTGATTTGCCGCTTGAAAAGATGCGCCTGCGTTCAAAAGGAAGTGCCGGTGGTCACAACGGAGTCAAATCGTTGATTCAACATTTAGGTACACAAGACATCAAACGATTGAAACTTGGAGTCGGTCGTCCGCCAGCACCGATTCAAGTCATCGACTGGGTCTTGATGCCGTTCGCCAAGTCGGAACAGACGACGTTGCAACATGTGTTGTCTGATTCCGTCGAGATCGCAACTGATTTTATCGATACACCGTTTTTAGCTTTGATGAATCGTTATAACTGA